In Strix uralensis isolate ZFMK-TIS-50842 chromosome 37, bStrUra1, whole genome shotgun sequence, one DNA window encodes the following:
- the LOC141937117 gene encoding olfactory receptor 14A16-like has product MDRPHAHKKQMSNSSSITKFLLLAFADRRELQLLHFWLFLGIYLAALLGNGLIITVIACDHHLHTPMYFFLLNLSLLDLCSISTTLPKAMDNSLWNIRDISYYGCAAQVFFFFFFATTELYLLTVMSYDRYVAICKPLHYGTLLGSRACVHMAAAAWGTGLLNSLLHTANTFSLPLCQGNAVDQFFCEIPQILKLSCSHSYLREVGLIMVSACLAFVWFVFIVVSYVQIFRAVLRIPSEQGRHKAFSTCLPHLVVVSLFISTGMFAYLKPPSISSPTLDLVVSFLYSVLPPALNPLIYSMRNQEIKDALRKLMSG; this is encoded by the coding sequence ATGGACAGGCCCCATGCCCACAAgaagcaaatgtccaacagcagctccatcaccaagttcctcctcctggcattcgcagacagacgggagctgcagctcttgcacttctggctcttcctgggcatctacctggctgccctcctgggtaacggcctcatcatcaccgtcatcgcctgtgaccaccacctgcacacccccatgtacttcttcctcctcaacctctccctccttgacctgtgctccatctccaccactctccccaaagccatggacaattccctctggaatatcagggacatctcctactaTGGATGTGCTGcacaggtcttttttttctttttttttgctacaaCAGAATTGTATCTTCTTACTGTCATGTCttatgaccgctacgttgccatctgcaaacccctgcactacgggaccctcctgggcagcagagcttgtgtccacatggcagcagctgcctggggcactgggttgcTCAATTCTCTCCtacacacggccaacacattttcactaccactctgccaaggcaatgctgtggaccagttcttctgtgaaatcccacagatcctcaagctctcctgctcacactcctacctcagggaagttgggcttatcatggttagtgcctgtttagcttttgtttggtttgttttcattgtggtgtcctatgtgcagatcttcagggccgtgctgaggatcccctctgagcagggacggcacaaagctTTTTCCACGTGTCTCCCTCACCTGGtcgtggtctccctctttatcagcactggcatgtttgcctacctgaaacctccctccatctcctctccaaccctggacctggtggtgtcatttctgtactcggtgcTGCCTCCAGcattgaaccccctcatctacagcatgaggaaccaggagatcaaggatgccctgaggaaactgatgtctggatga
- the LOC141937089 gene encoding olfactory receptor 14A16-like: protein MSNSSSITEFLLLAFADTRELQLLHFWLFLGIYLAALLGNGLIITAIACDHHLHTPMYFFLLNLSLLDLGSISTTVPKAMANSLWDKRAISYYGCAVQLFLFVFFISAEYCLLTIMSYDRYVAICKPLHYGTLLGSRACVHMAATAWGSGFLYAVLHTANTFSLPLCHDNTLDQFFCEIPQILKLSCSHSYLREVGLLVVSACLVFGCFVFIVVSYVQIFRAVLKIPSEQGRHKAFSTCLPHLAVVSLFVSTGTFAHLKPPFISSPTLDLVVSFLYSVVPPALNPLIYSMRNQEIKDALRKLITRY from the coding sequence atgtccaacagcagctccatcactgagttcctcctcctggcattcgcagacacacgggagctgcagctcttgcacttctggctcttcctgggcatctacctggctgccctcctgggcaacggcctcatcatcactgccatcgcctgtgaccaccacctgcacacccccatgtacttcttcctcctcaacctctccctcctcgacctgggctccatctccaccactgttcctaaagccatggccaattccctctgggacaagAGGGCCATCTCCTACTATGGATGTGCTGTCCAGctctttctgtttgtctttttcatttcagcagaatattgtctcctcaccatcatgtcctatgaccgctacgttgccatctgcaaacccctgcactacgggacaCTCCTGGGCAGTAGAGCTTGTGTGCACATGGCAGCaactgcctggggcagtgggtttctctatgctgtgctgcacacagccAATACgttttcactaccactctgccatgACAACActctggaccagttcttctgtgaaatcccacagatcctcaagctctcctgctcacactcctacctcagggaagttgggcttcttGTGGTTAGTGCATGTTtagtttttggatgttttgttttcattgtggtgtcctatgtgcagatcttcagggccgtgctgaaGATCCCttctgagcagggacggcacaaagccttttccacgtgcctccctcacctggccgtggtctcactgtttgtcagcactggcacatttgcccacctgaagccccccttcatctcctccccaaccctggacctggtggtgtcatttttgtactcagtggtgcctccagcattgaaccccctcatctacagcatgaggaaccaggagatcaaggatgccctgaggaaactgataacTAGATATTAA